In Bradyrhizobium erythrophlei, a single genomic region encodes these proteins:
- the paaA gene encoding 1,2-phenylacetyl-CoA epoxidase subunit PaaA, with amino-acid sequence MYTQALNASQAEDRVVEDAAKVAAFEKRVAAEEKIEANDWMPAAYRKTLTRQISQHAHSEIVGMLPEGNWLTRAPTLRRKAALLAKVQDECGHGLYLYAAAETLGSSREELVDQMLSGKAKYSSIFNYPTLTWADIGAIGWLVDGAAIMNQIPLCRCSYGPYARAMIRVCKEESFHQRQGYEIMVTLSRGSVEQKAMAQNALDRWWWPCLMMFGPPDQQSSHGDQSTRWKIKRFSNDELRQKFIDATVPQAQYLGLKIPDADLKWNEQTQHWDYGAIDWQEFKDVLSGNGPCNRDRMAARRKAHDDGAWVRDAAVAYAQKQRSRRAAAAQAAE; translated from the coding sequence ATGTATACGCAAGCGCTTAATGCATCCCAGGCTGAAGATCGTGTCGTCGAGGACGCCGCGAAGGTCGCTGCCTTCGAAAAACGTGTCGCCGCCGAGGAGAAAATCGAAGCCAACGACTGGATGCCAGCCGCGTATCGCAAGACCCTGACACGCCAGATTTCGCAACATGCGCACTCCGAAATCGTCGGCATGCTTCCCGAAGGCAACTGGCTGACCCGCGCGCCGACGCTGCGCCGCAAGGCAGCTTTATTGGCCAAGGTCCAGGATGAATGTGGTCACGGGCTTTATCTCTACGCTGCGGCAGAGACGCTCGGCTCGTCGCGCGAAGAACTCGTCGATCAAATGCTCAGTGGCAAGGCGAAATATTCCTCGATCTTCAACTATCCGACTCTGACCTGGGCGGACATTGGCGCAATCGGATGGCTGGTCGACGGCGCGGCCATCATGAATCAGATTCCGTTGTGCCGCTGCTCGTACGGGCCTTACGCGCGCGCGATGATCCGCGTCTGCAAGGAAGAGTCATTCCATCAACGTCAGGGCTACGAGATCATGGTGACGCTCTCGCGCGGCTCCGTGGAGCAAAAGGCGATGGCGCAGAATGCGCTGGATCGCTGGTGGTGGCCTTGTCTGATGATGTTCGGTCCTCCCGACCAGCAGAGTTCGCATGGCGATCAGTCGACGCGATGGAAAATCAAGCGCTTCTCCAACGATGAGCTTCGCCAGAAGTTTATTGATGCGACCGTTCCGCAGGCGCAATATCTCGGCCTGAAAATTCCCGACGCTGATCTGAAGTGGAACGAGCAGACGCAGCATTGGGACTACGGCGCCATCGACTGGCAGGAATTCAAGGACGTTCTGTCCGGGAACGGTCCCTGCAATCGCGACCGCATGGCGGCGCGCCGCAAGGCTCATGACGATGGCGCGTGGGTGCGCGACGCGGCGGTCGCTTACGCGCAGAAGCAGCGGTCGCGCCGTGCCGCTGCGGCGCAGGCTGCCGAATAG
- the paaD gene encoding 1,2-phenylacetyl-CoA epoxidase subunit PaaD, whose amino-acid sequence MVTALASPCDLRRAAWDAAAQVVDPEIPVLTIADLGVLRDVTVSDGRVEVAITPTYSGCPAMNMIALEIELALEREGIRNFRIRTVLSPAWTTDWMSDEGRQKLKDYGIAPPISGGGRRALFGEQQVACPRCGSVATEVISEFGSTSCKALWRCTACREPFDYFKCH is encoded by the coding sequence ATGGTAACGGCGCTTGCCAGTCCCTGCGATCTGCGCCGCGCGGCGTGGGACGCGGCTGCGCAAGTTGTCGATCCCGAAATCCCAGTGTTGACCATCGCCGATCTCGGTGTGCTGCGGGATGTGACCGTGAGCGACGGGCGGGTCGAGGTTGCGATTACGCCGACTTATTCGGGCTGCCCGGCGATGAACATGATCGCGCTGGAAATCGAATTGGCGCTGGAGCGCGAAGGCATTCGCAATTTCAGGATCAGAACTGTGTTGTCGCCGGCCTGGACGACGGACTGGATGAGTGATGAAGGACGGCAAAAACTGAAGGATTATGGCATCGCGCCGCCGATTTCGGGCGGTGGCCGCCGCGCTTTGTTTGGCGAACAGCAGGTGGCGTGCCCGCGATGCGGATCGGTTGCGACCGAGGTGATCTCGGAATTCGGCTCGACCTCCTGCAAGGCGCTGTGGCGCTGCACGGCATGCCGTGAGCCGTTCGATTACTTCAAATGCCATTAG
- the paaE gene encoding 1,2-phenylacetyl-CoA epoxidase subunit PaaE: MSHTPKFHRLAVDDLHRETSDAISLTFAIPDELADDYAFAPGQYLTLRTTIEGEEVRRSYSICSSPDDRELRIAVKKVDGGAFSSWALDEIKSGDTLDVMTPTGRFGVAHAPDEARIHVGFAAGSGITPIMSIIRGILAREPKSRFFLFYGNRATSGVLFRQALEELKDRFMGRFSVLHVLSQEEQDLPILHGRLDREKAAVLLRSMVPAEAIDHVFICGPVAMSEEIAATCAELGIPAERVHVERFVSGLGGKPRPKAVIAPSAPPKAIASLIVDGKRKDVPIAEGEAILDAALRAGMDLPYACKGGMCSTCRAKVVEGVTEMDVNYSLEPWELKAGFVLTCQAHPISDRLVVDYDQI, encoded by the coding sequence ATGTCGCACACACCGAAATTTCACCGGCTGGCCGTCGATGATTTGCACCGCGAGACGTCGGACGCGATTTCGCTGACGTTTGCGATTCCTGACGAGTTGGCGGACGATTATGCGTTTGCACCCGGGCAATATTTGACGCTTCGCACGACGATCGAAGGCGAAGAAGTACGCCGATCCTACTCCATCTGTTCCAGTCCGGACGACCGCGAATTGCGCATCGCCGTGAAGAAGGTCGACGGCGGTGCATTTTCGAGTTGGGCGCTCGATGAGATCAAATCCGGTGACACACTGGATGTGATGACGCCGACCGGCCGCTTCGGTGTCGCGCATGCGCCGGACGAAGCACGCATTCACGTCGGATTCGCGGCCGGCTCGGGTATCACGCCGATCATGTCGATCATTCGCGGTATCCTGGCACGTGAACCGAAGAGCCGTTTCTTTCTGTTCTACGGAAACCGCGCGACGTCGGGTGTCTTGTTCCGCCAGGCGCTGGAGGAGCTGAAGGATCGCTTCATGGGGCGATTCTCGGTGCTCCACGTCCTGTCGCAAGAAGAGCAGGATCTGCCGATCCTTCACGGCAGGCTGGATCGCGAAAAGGCCGCGGTGCTGTTGCGGTCAATGGTGCCTGCGGAGGCCATCGATCACGTATTCATCTGCGGTCCGGTGGCGATGAGCGAGGAAATCGCAGCGACCTGCGCTGAGCTTGGCATTCCCGCGGAGCGCGTTCACGTCGAGCGTTTTGTTTCCGGACTTGGTGGCAAACCGCGTCCGAAAGCGGTCATCGCGCCGAGCGCGCCGCCCAAGGCGATCGCGTCTCTGATTGTCGATGGAAAGCGCAAGGACGTGCCGATTGCGGAAGGCGAGGCGATTCTTGACGCTGCGTTACGTGCCGGCATGGATTTGCCTTACGCCTGCAAGGGCGGCATGTGCAGCACTTGTCGTGCCAAGGTCGTCGAGGGCGTGACCGAGATGGACGTCAACTATTCACTTGAGCCGTGGGAGTTGAAGGCAGGATTCGTCTTGACATGCCAGGCGCATCCGATCTCGGATCGCCTCGTCGTTGATTACGACCAGATATGA
- the paaX gene encoding phenylacetic acid degradation operon negative regulatory protein PaaX yields the protein MKKSSPLPALLRLFKREPSRTGSLIITFYGDAIVPRGGTIWLGTLLQFLDMIGIDGGVVRTSVSRLAADGWLDRDKVGRKSFYRLAKSGRERFEAAVEHVYNPRPAAWEGTFGLLLIANGADRELSRAALSEAGWGSPIPGTWIAPSGIKAPPVPEGAIRVDVSATRDMAHRLVTASWPLERTAAFYQEFLKTFAPLENWVEQTEEIQPADAILARILMIHHYRRVLLRDPLLPEPLLPTNWPANDARDLCARIYRGLLPMSEKWLDQHGESATGKLPEPGPELQRRFRG from the coding sequence ATGAAGAAATCCAGTCCGCTTCCAGCGCTCCTCAGGCTTTTTAAAAGAGAGCCGTCGCGGACGGGTTCGTTGATCATTACGTTTTACGGCGACGCCATCGTACCGCGGGGAGGTACGATCTGGCTTGGCACGCTGCTGCAATTTCTCGACATGATAGGGATTGACGGTGGCGTCGTGCGCACCTCTGTTTCGCGGCTTGCGGCAGATGGTTGGCTTGATCGCGACAAGGTCGGACGAAAGAGCTTCTACCGCCTTGCGAAAAGTGGCCGCGAACGTTTCGAGGCCGCAGTCGAGCACGTCTACAATCCGCGGCCCGCGGCTTGGGAAGGGACGTTCGGGTTGCTGTTGATCGCCAACGGCGCGGATCGTGAGCTGTCTCGCGCGGCGTTGTCCGAGGCTGGATGGGGCAGCCCGATTCCCGGCACATGGATCGCGCCATCGGGCATCAAGGCGCCGCCGGTTCCGGAAGGCGCGATCCGTGTCGATGTGTCGGCAACGCGCGATATGGCGCATCGTCTCGTGACGGCAAGCTGGCCATTGGAGCGAACGGCGGCGTTTTATCAGGAGTTTCTCAAGACATTTGCTCCACTGGAAAACTGGGTAGAGCAGACCGAAGAAATCCAGCCCGCGGATGCGATTCTCGCGCGAATCCTGATGATTCATCATTATCGGCGGGTGCTTTTGCGCGACCCATTATTGCCGGAGCCGTTACTGCCGACGAACTGGCCGGCCAATGATGCCCGTGATCTTTGCGCACGGATCTATCGGGGGCTCCTGCCTATGTCTGAAAAATGGCTCGACCAGCATGGCGAAAGCGCAACCGGGAAACTCCCCGAACCGGGGCCGGAACTGCAGCGCCGGTTCAGGGGTTAA
- a CDS encoding PilZ domain-containing protein: MLRAFATISSERNRIFKGGAIEFDGAIIDCIIRNVSATGAALDVESPVGIPEQFTLFVNADQTQRRCRIVWRKDKRIGVRFYCRHNGHMID, from the coding sequence ATGCTGCGCGCGTTCGCGACCATTAGCTCCGAACGCAACCGGATCTTCAAAGGCGGAGCGATCGAGTTCGACGGGGCCATCATCGACTGCATCATTCGAAACGTGTCTGCGACGGGCGCTGCCCTCGACGTCGAGAGCCCGGTTGGCATTCCTGAGCAGTTTACGCTCTTCGTAAATGCCGACCAGACACAAAGGCGTTGCCGGATCGTATGGCGCAAGGACAAGCGCATCGGCGTCAGATTTTACTGCCGGCACAACGGGCACATGATCGACTAA
- the paaB gene encoding 1,2-phenylacetyl-CoA epoxidase subunit PaaB codes for MSTQNIQLWEVFIRSRNGLAHKHVGSLHATDATLALQAARDIYTRRGEGLSIWVVPSDSIVASDPAEKGMMFEPAMSKIYRHPTFYDVPDEVGHM; via the coding sequence ATGAGCACTCAAAATATTCAGCTTTGGGAAGTGTTTATCCGCAGCCGCAACGGTCTGGCGCACAAGCATGTCGGTTCGTTGCACGCGACCGATGCGACACTGGCGCTGCAGGCCGCGCGCGACATCTACACACGTCGAGGCGAGGGGCTGTCGATCTGGGTGGTTCCGTCGGATTCCATCGTTGCATCCGATCCGGCTGAAAAGGGCATGATGTTTGAGCCGGCGATGTCGAAGATCTATCGTCATCCGACGTTCTACGACGTTCCGGACGAAGTCGGGCATATGTGA
- a CDS encoding EAL domain-containing protein, whose translation MMQSMMAPSNSIAPPLKIRLRSELMVANARSIRKPMSLLMLDADHFKTVNDRFGHAAGDKVLVGLAAVIKRVCGGCGLIGRYGGEEFCIAIDGFDEQAVQSLAERLRQAVSDTRWLPNGEAVTVSIGIASLDAQCAVADLVKRADSALYTAKATGRDRFVTWQDVELLNGVPEQIRSAIRDRKLYCEFQPKVEIGSQQVVGFEALVRWRSDRDHNHPTEEFIRQAVELGLINEVTHFVLATVIESIVRLDAVFGSSTKVSTNVAAKLANDMNFMTSFSRALRNSGIAHRIIVEMTEESFIKKGGFQAQIIPLLHELGVQVSIDDFGTGYSSLSVLADMMADEIKVDRSLISRIHERPRNQSILRAINSLGRSLNMNIVAEGVETFEELAYLRASTTIRQVQGFYFARPFHPDSIDSVRHLFPVRHQASMATSPRPIFVRN comes from the coding sequence ATGATGCAGTCGATGATGGCCCCGTCGAACTCGATCGCTCCGCCTTTGAAGATCCGGTTGCGTTCGGAGCTAATGGTCGCGAACGCGCGCAGCATCCGGAAACCCATGTCTCTCCTGATGCTGGACGCGGATCATTTCAAGACCGTCAACGATCGTTTCGGTCACGCCGCAGGCGACAAGGTGCTGGTCGGTCTCGCCGCCGTCATCAAACGTGTATGCGGCGGGTGCGGCTTGATCGGACGTTATGGTGGCGAGGAATTCTGCATCGCCATCGACGGGTTCGATGAGCAAGCCGTACAGAGCCTCGCCGAGCGTCTCCGGCAGGCCGTGTCCGATACGCGGTGGCTGCCGAACGGCGAGGCCGTTACGGTCAGCATCGGCATTGCATCACTCGACGCCCAATGTGCGGTCGCCGATCTGGTCAAGCGAGCCGACAGCGCCTTGTACACGGCCAAGGCAACCGGGCGAGATCGCTTCGTCACCTGGCAAGACGTGGAATTGCTGAACGGCGTGCCGGAACAAATCCGCAGCGCCATTCGGGATCGAAAGTTGTACTGCGAATTCCAGCCCAAGGTCGAGATCGGCAGTCAACAGGTCGTGGGCTTTGAAGCGCTGGTGCGATGGCGGAGCGACAGAGACCACAATCATCCGACCGAAGAGTTCATCCGGCAGGCGGTTGAACTCGGGTTGATCAATGAGGTCACGCACTTCGTTCTTGCAACGGTCATCGAATCGATTGTTCGGCTCGACGCCGTGTTCGGGTCGAGCACGAAAGTCAGCACTAACGTGGCAGCAAAACTTGCCAACGATATGAACTTCATGACGTCGTTCTCGCGCGCCCTGAGGAACAGCGGCATTGCCCATCGTATCATCGTGGAGATGACGGAAGAGTCCTTTATCAAGAAGGGCGGCTTCCAGGCGCAGATCATTCCGCTGCTGCATGAGCTTGGCGTGCAGGTCTCAATCGATGACTTTGGAACGGGTTACTCGTCGCTTAGCGTGTTGGCCGATATGATGGCGGATGAAATCAAGGTCGATCGTTCGCTTATTTCACGCATCCACGAGCGTCCGCGAAATCAGAGCATCTTGCGGGCCATCAACTCCCTCGGGCGCTCTCTGAATATGAACATCGTCGCGGAGGGCGTTGAGACCTTCGAGGAGTTGGCCTATCTGCGAGCCTCGACGACGATCAGGCAGGTGCAGGGCTTTTACTTTGCAAGGCCGTTCCATCCTGACAGCATCGACAGCGTCAGGCATTTGTTTCCAGTCAGGCACCAGGCATCGATGGCAACTTCGCCGCGTCCGATTTTCGTCAGAAACTAG
- the paaC gene encoding 1,2-phenylacetyl-CoA epoxidase subunit PaaC, translating to MSAASISVKESPLVLYALRRADDALILGHRLSEWCGHAPMMEEDMALANIGLDLIGQARELYTYAAKVEGADNDEDKFAYLRDVRQYRNLLLVEQPNGDFARTIVRQFLYSAFADLYWCAMTASKDKTIASIASKSEKESAYHLRHSSEWVIRLGDGTEESHHRAQAAIDDLWPFTGELFHSDESDKALIADGVAVDPESLRAGWMKTVSSVLHTATLKGPATTWMQKGGRSGHHSEHLGHLLSELQSLQRSFPGATW from the coding sequence ATGAGCGCCGCATCGATTTCCGTCAAAGAAAGTCCGTTGGTGCTTTACGCGCTGCGCCGCGCGGACGACGCGTTGATCCTCGGCCATCGGCTTTCGGAATGGTGCGGCCACGCGCCGATGATGGAAGAAGATATGGCGCTCGCGAATATCGGGCTCGATCTGATCGGCCAGGCGCGAGAGCTTTATACGTATGCCGCGAAGGTTGAGGGCGCAGATAACGACGAGGATAAATTCGCCTACCTGCGTGACGTGCGGCAGTATCGCAATCTGCTGCTGGTCGAGCAGCCGAACGGCGATTTCGCGCGGACCATTGTTCGGCAATTTCTCTACTCGGCGTTCGCCGATCTCTATTGGTGCGCGATGACGGCATCCAAGGACAAGACGATCGCGTCTATTGCCTCAAAATCCGAGAAAGAAAGCGCGTATCATCTGCGGCATTCGTCGGAATGGGTGATCCGTCTCGGCGATGGCACCGAAGAGAGCCATCACCGAGCGCAAGCGGCAATCGACGATCTCTGGCCGTTCACGGGCGAGCTGTTTCATAGTGACGAAAGCGACAAGGCATTGATCGCTGACGGCGTGGCGGTCGACCCGGAAAGCCTGCGGGCGGGATGGATGAAAACGGTGTCGAGCGTACTGCATACCGCCACGCTGAAAGGCCCGGCGACCACGTGGATGCAGAAGGGCGGGCGGTCCGGCCATCACAGCGAACATCTCGGACATCTGTTGAGCGAGTTGCAATCGCTGCAGCGAAGCTTTCCGGGCGCGACATGGTAA